One genomic window of Micromonospora sp. WMMD1128 includes the following:
- a CDS encoding metalloregulator ArsR/SmtB family transcription factor: MQADTLSRVFAALADPTRRDIVARLTAGDATANQLAEPYPMTLQAVYKHLRVLEEAGVVSRPAGPQPRSVRLEAEVFDLMDKWIERYRRQAEERYRRLDAVLAEMDQDQTDQTERGSAA; encoded by the coding sequence ATGCAGGCGGACACGCTGTCGCGGGTCTTCGCGGCACTTGCCGACCCGACCAGGCGCGACATCGTGGCACGACTCACCGCGGGCGACGCGACAGCGAACCAGCTCGCCGAGCCGTACCCGATGACACTCCAGGCGGTCTACAAGCACCTCAGGGTGCTGGAGGAGGCCGGGGTGGTGAGCCGACCGGCGGGGCCGCAGCCCCGGTCGGTGCGGCTGGAAGCGGAGGTCTTCGACCTGATGGACAAGTGGATCGAGCGCTACCGCCGCCAGGCCGAGGAGCGCTACCGCCGGCTGGACGCCGTGCTGGCGGAGATGGACCAGGACCAGACCGACCAGACCGAGAGGGGAAGCGCGGCATGA
- a CDS encoding acyl carrier protein — MSMHALGQQTVAQQVLAEISGWPINTITASTRLSELGLDSLDRLTLAVLLEGRTGRPLSDDELISVRTLDDLERLLRPAERSA, encoded by the coding sequence ATGAGCATGCACGCTCTGGGTCAACAGACCGTGGCCCAACAGGTCCTCGCAGAGATCAGCGGCTGGCCCATCAACACCATTACCGCCTCTACGCGGCTGTCCGAACTCGGTCTGGACTCGCTCGACCGGCTCACGCTCGCGGTGCTGCTGGAGGGACGAACCGGTCGTCCCCTATCCGACGACGAGCTGATCAGCGTCCGGACCCTGGACGACCTGGAACGGCTGCTGAGACCTGCGGAGCGTTCGGCATGA
- a CDS encoding NUDIX hydrolase yields MAETQTEPDISYIASVTRVRAAAGVILRDQAGRVLVVHPTYKDVWEVPGGTVEPDESPADACTREIREELGLSVPVGALLCVDWVPARPPWDGGLMFVFDGGVVTADQIATMRLCPEELDRFEFVEPERLGEVLIPRLARRVVAALAAIGRGGVYLEDGVATSNR; encoded by the coding sequence GTGGCCGAGACGCAGACCGAACCTGACATCTCCTACATCGCCAGCGTGACGCGGGTCCGTGCGGCGGCCGGCGTGATCCTCCGCGACCAAGCCGGTCGGGTGCTGGTGGTCCACCCGACGTACAAAGACGTATGGGAAGTTCCCGGCGGAACGGTGGAGCCGGACGAGTCTCCGGCGGACGCCTGCACGCGCGAGATCCGGGAAGAGTTGGGCCTCTCGGTGCCTGTAGGAGCGCTGCTGTGCGTCGACTGGGTGCCGGCGAGGCCGCCATGGGACGGCGGGCTCATGTTCGTGTTCGACGGCGGGGTGGTGACAGCGGACCAGATTGCAACGATGCGGCTGTGTCCGGAGGAGCTCGACCGATTCGAGTTCGTCGAGCCGGAGCGCTTGGGCGAGGTGCTGATCCCTAGATTGGCTCGGCGGGTTGTCGCGGCGCTCGCCGCGATCGGGCGTGGCGGTGTCTACCTTGAGGATGGAGTCGCGACCTCAAATAGATAG
- a CDS encoding TIGR03086 family metal-binding protein, whose product MALSDRPAERHRQISHGFTDRVRGTRSWDAPAPVAGWTARDVVRHLVEWLPPFLAAGAGIQLPAGPSVDDDPVGAWQTHTDAVQSLLNDPATADRRLSNPHLGELPLDRAIDQFYTTDVFMHTWDLARATGQDDRLDQDFCAQLLAGMEPMEEIIRSSGQYGPRVPVKEDSDPQTRLLGFIGRDPEWTP is encoded by the coding sequence ATGGCACTCTCTGACCGGCCCGCCGAGCGACACCGACAGATCAGCCACGGCTTCACCGACCGGGTCCGGGGCACCCGGTCGTGGGACGCGCCCGCGCCGGTCGCCGGCTGGACCGCCCGCGACGTGGTACGCCACCTGGTCGAATGGCTGCCGCCGTTCCTGGCCGCCGGCGCCGGCATCCAACTCCCCGCCGGGCCGTCGGTCGACGACGATCCGGTCGGCGCGTGGCAGACCCACACCGACGCCGTGCAGTCCCTGCTCAACGACCCGGCCACGGCCGACCGCCGCCTGTCGAACCCGCACCTCGGCGAACTGCCGCTGGACCGTGCGATCGACCAGTTCTACACCACCGACGTGTTCATGCACACCTGGGACCTGGCCCGCGCCACCGGCCAGGACGACCGCCTCGACCAGGACTTCTGTGCGCAACTGCTCGCCGGGATGGAGCCGATGGAGGAGATCATCCGCTCGTCCGGGCAATATGGCCCGCGCGTGCCGGTGAAGGAGGACAGCGACCCGCAGACCAGGCTGCTGGGCTTCATCGGCCGCGACCCGGAGTGGACCCCCTGA
- a CDS encoding SDR family oxidoreductase: MTIPGKVVAITGASSGIGEATARHLAALGATVVLGARRTERLDRLVDEITAAGGTAAAVRVDVTEPDDLASLVDTAVAGYGRLDVLVGNAGIARLGPVADLDVAGWSEMIDVNVRGVLHGIAAALPTFRRQGSGHLVTVVSTSGLKITPTQAVYAGTKNAVRTLLEALRQESTDGVLRTTSISPGYVRTELIDNAAADPVAREQARQHMADLGIDPTAVARAIAFAIDQPDDVEIGDLTIRPTRQG, encoded by the coding sequence ATGACCATTCCCGGCAAGGTCGTCGCCATCACCGGCGCCAGCAGCGGCATCGGCGAGGCGACCGCTCGTCACCTCGCCGCGCTCGGCGCGACGGTCGTGCTGGGCGCCCGCCGCACCGAGCGGCTGGACCGCCTGGTCGACGAGATCACCGCCGCCGGCGGCACCGCCGCCGCGGTCCGCGTCGACGTCACCGAACCCGACGACCTCGCGTCGCTCGTCGACACCGCCGTCGCGGGGTACGGCCGTCTCGACGTCCTGGTCGGCAACGCCGGAATCGCCCGACTCGGCCCGGTGGCCGACCTCGACGTCGCGGGCTGGTCCGAGATGATCGACGTGAACGTCAGGGGCGTCCTGCACGGCATCGCCGCTGCCCTGCCGACGTTCCGCCGGCAGGGCAGCGGACACCTGGTCACCGTCGTGTCGACCTCCGGGCTCAAGATCACACCCACCCAGGCGGTGTACGCCGGGACGAAGAACGCGGTCCGCACCCTGCTCGAGGCGCTGCGGCAGGAGAGCACCGACGGCGTCCTCCGCACCACGTCGATCTCCCCCGGTTACGTGCGTACCGAGCTGATCGACAACGCCGCGGCCGACCCGGTGGCGCGCGAGCAGGCCCGGCAACACATGGCCGACCTCGGCATCGACCCGACGGCGGTCGCCCGGGCGATCGCCTTCGCGATCGACCAACCGGACGACGTCGAGATCGGCGACCTGACCATCCGGCCCACCCGCCAGGGATAA
- a CDS encoding XRE family transcriptional regulator — translation MAGEQQDWRRIGEQVRQARLSVGMSQQDLADGVGLDRTMLAKVEAGNRRLDGVELARLSRALRVSMEYLIEPRPAVLSRRAAMLTEETDTVAARSSERLEIALVEWLRNVQQLVELGTLRSAPLLRYRGTVASEDDARQAARWLRQQTDLGNEPVGSVIDLCERAGQWVLVTDLPGDGASLVEGDLAVAVVSTEGDPGRRRATAAHELGHLVVGDEYSSDLGVSTSRAEREGVIDAFAAELLLPVDAMTGVVNGGRASREWLISYAARYRTSWVLALRQAERAGVIDAPTRQAWSFPRPTRAEFMEALGWAPQPDLASVRVPPGYAQAVIEAWRASRITRARAIELMYGELTDADLPEEDDLETAP, via the coding sequence ATGGCCGGGGAGCAGCAGGATTGGCGCCGTATAGGCGAGCAGGTGCGGCAGGCGCGTCTGTCAGTAGGCATGTCCCAGCAGGACCTCGCTGACGGCGTGGGGCTCGACCGAACCATGTTGGCCAAGGTTGAGGCAGGAAACAGACGCCTCGACGGGGTCGAACTGGCGCGTCTGTCCCGTGCGCTCAGAGTGTCGATGGAGTACCTGATCGAGCCGCGGCCGGCGGTGCTGTCCCGTCGGGCCGCGATGCTGACCGAAGAGACCGATACGGTGGCCGCGCGGTCCTCCGAGCGTCTGGAAATCGCCTTGGTCGAGTGGCTGCGGAATGTGCAGCAACTCGTCGAACTCGGCACTCTGCGGTCAGCGCCGCTGCTGAGATACCGGGGCACGGTGGCATCCGAGGATGACGCGAGACAAGCGGCCCGATGGTTGCGACAGCAGACCGATCTCGGGAACGAGCCGGTCGGGAGCGTGATAGATCTTTGTGAGCGCGCAGGGCAGTGGGTGCTGGTGACAGACCTGCCGGGCGATGGTGCGTCCCTCGTCGAGGGAGATCTGGCTGTCGCGGTGGTGAGCACAGAGGGTGACCCTGGCCGTCGCCGAGCTACCGCCGCACATGAGCTGGGCCACCTGGTCGTCGGCGACGAATACTCCAGTGACCTGGGAGTCAGTACCTCCCGCGCGGAGCGCGAAGGGGTGATCGACGCATTCGCCGCGGAATTGCTGCTACCGGTCGATGCGATGACCGGGGTCGTGAACGGAGGGCGGGCGAGTCGGGAGTGGCTGATCTCCTACGCCGCTCGATACCGCACCTCCTGGGTGCTGGCTCTACGGCAGGCTGAGCGGGCCGGGGTGATCGACGCCCCGACACGTCAGGCGTGGAGCTTCCCTCGGCCCACGCGGGCGGAGTTCATGGAGGCCCTGGGGTGGGCACCCCAGCCGGACCTGGCTTCGGTGCGGGTGCCGCCGGGCTATGCGCAGGCGGTCATCGAGGCATGGCGGGCCAGCAGGATCACGAGAGCCAGGGCGATCGAGTTGATGTACGGCGAGCTGACCGATGCGGATTTGCCCGAGGAGGATGACCTGGAGACGGCTCCGTGA
- a CDS encoding acyltransferase: MTKTPAPTAERTSDAPFIVESAEVADAAHVGARTRIWHHAQVDGDVRIGEDCVLGKGVHVASAAVIGNRVKIQDGCGVFGATIEDGAMLAPGVYLLEDPAPRAINPAGNLKGRDDWRREPVTIRYGATIGANAVIAPGVTIGQYAMVGIGSVVGHDVPDHGLVMGNPARQLGWACRCGHRLDDNLICPTCGQQYRRGPTGLSLAT; this comes from the coding sequence ATGACCAAGACGCCAGCACCGACAGCCGAGCGCACGTCGGACGCGCCCTTCATCGTCGAGTCAGCCGAGGTCGCCGACGCAGCTCACGTCGGCGCACGAACCAGGATCTGGCACCACGCGCAGGTCGACGGGGACGTCCGGATCGGCGAGGACTGCGTACTCGGCAAGGGCGTTCATGTGGCCTCGGCAGCGGTCATCGGCAACCGGGTCAAGATCCAGGACGGATGCGGGGTGTTCGGAGCCACCATCGAAGACGGTGCGATGCTCGCCCCCGGCGTCTACCTGCTGGAGGACCCGGCACCCCGAGCCATCAACCCCGCCGGCAACCTGAAAGGCCGCGACGACTGGCGGCGGGAACCGGTGACGATCCGCTACGGCGCCACCATCGGCGCCAACGCGGTCATCGCCCCAGGCGTCACCATCGGCCAGTACGCCATGGTCGGCATCGGCTCCGTCGTAGGACACGATGTGCCGGACCACGGACTCGTCATGGGCAATCCAGCCCGGCAACTCGGCTGGGCCTGCAGATGCGGCCACCGCCTCGACGACAACCTCATCTGCCCCACCTGCGGACAGCAGTACCGCCGAGGACCGACCGGCTTGTCCCTGGCTACGTGA
- a CDS encoding SRPBCC family protein, producing MSAIAGTTIEADPKVPIIRMSREFTATPEQLFRAHTDPLLFARWVGPDGMDTTIEEWDARSGGAWRYVSTRDGQRYAFRGCFHDVRPDRIVQTFTFEGQPDGVALETLWFEPLDDGRTLLRAQSLVDSFEARDAWLASGMEVGVDEGYAKIDGMLADGTL from the coding sequence ATGAGCGCCATCGCCGGAACCACCATCGAGGCCGACCCGAAGGTGCCGATCATCCGGATGTCCCGGGAGTTCACGGCCACGCCGGAGCAGCTGTTCCGCGCACACACCGATCCACTGCTGTTCGCGCGCTGGGTCGGCCCCGACGGGATGGACACCACCATCGAGGAGTGGGACGCCCGCTCCGGCGGCGCCTGGCGCTACGTGTCCACCCGCGACGGGCAGCGGTACGCGTTCCGCGGCTGCTTCCACGACGTACGCCCGGACCGGATCGTCCAGACGTTCACCTTCGAGGGACAACCCGACGGCGTGGCGCTGGAGACGCTGTGGTTCGAGCCCCTCGACGACGGGCGCACACTCCTGCGCGCGCAGTCCCTCGTGGACAGCTTCGAGGCCCGCGACGCCTGGCTCGCCAGCGGCATGGAGGTCGGGGTCGACGAGGGCTACGCCAAGATCGACGGGATGCTCGCCGATGGCACTCTCTGA